Proteins from one Primulina huaijiensis isolate GDHJ02 chromosome 18, ASM1229523v2, whole genome shotgun sequence genomic window:
- the LOC140963757 gene encoding uncharacterized protein, which yields MASDSASSSPFKKVQIQRDNIIFDAYVTGKDDAPGIIVLQEWWGVDFEIKNHAQKIAQFDAGYKTLIPDLYRGKVGLDVAEAQHLMDGLDWQGAVKDIEASVNWLKANGSQKIGVTGFCMGGALAIASSVLVPGVEAVVAFYGVPSSELADPVHAKAPVQAHFGELDNFVGFSDAKTGKALEVKLKASGVPHEVHIYPGISHAFMNKSDDGKQRRKSMGLKDEDDTAIELAWTRFRTWMSSFLSL from the exons ATGGCTTCTGACTCTGCTTCCTCTTCACCATTCAAGAAAGTTCAGATTCAGAGAGACAACATT ATATTTGATGCCTATGTGACTGGCAAAGACGATGCTCCTGGCATTATTGTGCTTCAGGAATGGTGGGGCGTCGATTTTGAAATCAAGAATCACGCCCAGAAGATTGCGCAGTTTGATGCGGGCTATAAAACTTTGATCCCAGA tTTGTATCGAGGAAAGGTTGGTTTGGATGTTGCAGAAGCACAACATTTAATGGACGGTCTTGACTGGCAAGGTGCTGTGAAGGATATTGAAGCATCGGTCAACTGGCTGAAGGCTAATGGTTCGCAAAAG ATTGGTGTAACAGGATTCTGCATGGGTGGTGCTCTTGCTATTGCAAGTTCTGTGTTGGTCCCTGGGGTTGAGGCTGTTGTAGCCTTCTATGGAGTACCTTCCTCGGAGCTTGCAGATCCTGTCCATGCTAAGGCGCCAGTACAAGCTCATTTTGGTGAACTTGACAATTTTGTTGGATTTTCAGATGCAAAG ACTGGAAAAGCATTAGAAGTAAAGCTCAAGGCATCAGGAGTTCCACACGAGGTACACATTTATCCTGGAATTTCACATGCCTTTATGAACAAATCTGATGATGGAAAACAGAGAAGAAAAAGTATGGGCTTGAAAGATGAAGATGACACTGCAATTGAGCTTGCATGGACCCGTTTCCGGACATGGATGAGTAGCTTCTTGTCTCTCTGA